Sequence from the Bacillota bacterium genome:
CAAGGAGTGGCGGCGCAAAGGCTACGCTACCGCCAGTCTCTACGGGAAGGGCATCGAACCTCTGCAGCTGCTGGTTCCCGTCCGCGAGGTTATCGATAGCATCGTGCGGCAGGGTGGCAGGAACAACGCTGTGCTGGTGCTGAACCTGCAAAACGGCTCGAACCGCCTGCACACCGTGCGCGTGAAGGAAATCCAGCGACATCTGACCACACACGAACCCACCCATTTCGACTTCCACGTGCAGAACGCCAGCTGAACCATGCTCTCGCGCGCACGGCAGGCTTCACCTGCAGAGGCGAGAGCAACAAAAAGGCAATCCCTCTCCTGCTCTCAGGAGAGGGACAGGGAGGGAAGGAGCGTCCGGCTCGGTTAAGCCTTTTTGCGCAGGCGCAGCGCGACCGGCGCCAGACCGCTCAGCATCAACGCCCACGTGCCCGGCTCAGGGATGACGGGACCGGGTGGGGCGCTAAGGGTTACCACCTTCGTGAGGCTTCCGCTCAGAGTCTCTCCGAGTGTCAGCGTTTTCCGCCACTGGAACACGTTGGTCATGTCGCCCGTTCCGCCTGCTGAATTGGAGACATTGTACACTGCGCTGTCGTTCAGCAGGTCGCGCAGGTTGGCATAGAAGTCAATGTCGTAGCCCACCAAGTCAAACTCGCTGGCGATAACGTCCACGAGCGTGTTTCCCTCTTCGTAATGGACGTCAACCGGCAGCGGGGGGAAAGCGGTATCGCCGCCCGGAGTGTCGTTCAGGTCGAAATCCGAGTAAGCGAAGAAGTCGACCGTAATAGGCTGCGGTAAGGGTGAGTAAATGTGCTGGATGCTCCAGGCAACGTTGACGTAGGCAGAATTTGCGTTGACGCCGTTGAGCGTGTAGTCTAGCCTGATCAAAAGCGCATTTGGCAGATTACCAGCGTCTTCCCTAAAAACCAACTGCACGTTGTTGGCACCGCCGGACGTAATGGTGACCAGCTTGGTCAAGGGCTTTTCCGCACTATCTAGGTTGGTGCGGTACCACCACCAGTTTTGGTACATGTGGTCGGTACCGTTAGTGTCCTTGAAGTCACCAAGCCCCTGCTGGCTGATATTCTCGGAATACGTCCAGCCGTTGTGGGTCAGGGTGAAGGTAGTTGCCAGAGCCTGCGAACCGCCCAACAGCACGGACGCCAGCGCGCCCAGTAAAACGATACGCCACAGGTTTTTGAGCAAACCTCCAGACATGGGTTTCGCCTCCTTTGACGAATTTGTGCTTCGCCCTTAATCTAATGCAAAACCCATGCCAGAGGTGCTGTGCATAATACGGGTTCTCGGCAAAAGGCAGATGAAAAATGGCACAATTACTGTCAGTAGCAGTACGGGGATGGCTTACCAGCCGGCGGCGTGTCCGTCGCAGCGGGGGTCGGAGCCAGCGAGCAACGCCCTGCTTGCGGGGTGCACCGCAATGACCTGTACCGCACCCGATTGCCCCCACTCGGGCAGTAACAGCACGCGATGCCCCTTCTGCTCCAGCGCGACCAGGGTCTCCGTCGGCACGCGGCGCTCCACTTTAAGCCCCTCCGTGTCATGCTGCCAGCGGGGCGCCTCTACCGCCTCCTGCGGGTTCATGCCGAAATCTATCAGGTTGCAAATAACCTGCGCGTTGCTCTGCACCTGCACATCGCCTCCCGGCGTACCCCCCACGAAAGCCAGCTCCCCCTCACGGGTGAGCAGGTAGGCATTGAGGGTGTGCGCGGTGCGCTTGCCTGGCTCCAGCACATTGGGGCTGTTGGGGTCTAACGAGAAGCCCGTCATGCGGTTGTTGAACAGGACACCCGTGCCTTCTGCCACTTCCGCACAGCCGAAAGAGTGGAAGATGCTCTGGATGAAGGAGATGGCGTTGCCGTAGCGGTCTACCACACAGAAGTATGTGGTGTCGTGTTCTATCTCGCCTGCGGCAACGCGGTTGGCGGCGCGGTTGGGGTCTATCTGTCGCCTGCGCCGTTCCGCGTACTCGTTACTGAGCAGCACGTCCATCGGCACCGATACGAAGCGCGGGTCGCCGAGGTAGGCGTGTCTGTCCGCGAAGGCGAGTTTTTTCGCCTCCACCTGCAGATGGATGACGTCGGCGCTGAGCGCGCCCATGCGGTGCAGGTCGTAGCCCTCCAGAATGTTCAGCATCTGCGCGAGGATGTGTCCCTGCGAAACAGGCGGCTGCGCGTGCAGGGTGTAACCGCGGTACTCCACGCGAAGCGGTTCGAGCCACTCGGCGGGCGGCTCGGCAAGGTCTTGCTCGGTAAACAGTCCGCCGTGGTGCTGGCAGTGTCGTACGATGCGCTGGGCAATCTCCCCCCGATAGAACTCCATCGGTCCGTGCGCGGCGATGCGGCTCAGCGTCCAGCCAAGGTTTGGCTGTGTCATCATTTTGCCGGGATAAGGCAGCTCGCCGTCGGGCAACAGTTCGCGCCAGGTGATGGGAAACTGCCTTAGCAGGTCGGCGTGCGCATGGAATACCTGACTGTAGCGGTAGCCCGCGGGGAATCCCTGCTGTGCGTAGCGGATGGCGGGCTGTAACAGTTCGGCGAGCTCGCGGGTGGCGTACCGCTCGTGCAGCAGTACCCAGGCGGATACCAGCCCCGGTACCGACGCGCTCTGGATGCCTCGCAGGGGAATCCCATCGCGGAAGCGTTCCAGGGTGGCGGCTTGTGGGGCAGGACCGGAGGCGTTCAGCGCGTGCGTTTGTCGCGTGCGGGCGTCGTATAGCACCACGAAGGCATCGCCGCCCAGATGGCTGTTGTAGGGTTCCACCACCGTCAGCACCGCGCTGATAGTGAGCGCGGCATCCACGAAGTTGCCCCCGCTTTGCAAGACATGCAGCCCCGCCGCCGTAGCCAACGGCTGAGAAGTGGCCACTGCGCCGTTTCGAGCCACGACCACTCCGCGATAGGTCACTCTGCGCTTTCCTCCCGTTGTCGCAGTTTCGCCTCCAGTTCCCGCAGGCGGGTTTCCATTTCTGTTGCTCGCTCTTCCAGCTCTACGGCGGTTGGGATAATGCGCCCGCGCACGGGGTCATACAGACGCACCAAGTAACCATCGTCCTCTGCGCGCACCACCACTTCCAGCCCCAACAATTCACTGCGAGCGCGCCACTCGCGGTCGCCGGGATGTGCCGTCGGTATCTGCTGGTATGCGCCCCCCGCCAGGCGATGCAGAATGACCGGTTCTATCAAATATTCACGCCGCACGTCGATCAGGATGTACTCCTTCACACCCAGTCGCTGATAAAGCCGATACTTCCTGTCCAGGTCCTCCCCTGCGGTGGAGCGGGAGGTGAGCTCGATAATCACATCGGGCGCCTTACCAATCTCCCACACCTTCCACGTGGCGCGCCACGGGCGTTTGGGCACGCCGAAAGCCACATACACGTCAGGGGCGACGCGCTGCGAGGGGTTCCCTTCCACCCAGTACAGGAACTGATTGCCCGCGACATACACATCGTCTCGTGCCGCGAAGTACCGCTTTAGCGCGTCGATCAAATACAGCATCGCTTCTAAATGTTCTGGTGTCTCCGCCATGGGCTTGCCATCCGATTCCGGGTAATGCACCGGGCGTTGTATCTGTACGGTCGCCACACGCCTCACCTCCCGGCTTTATTATAGCAGATTAGGCGTGTTCGATATGCAGGTGACTTAATGCCACCAGTGCTTCCGCGGTTTGCGCCACGCCCTCGAACTCGCCTGCCAGTATCGCCGCCTTCGGGAAAAGTGCCCCGCCCACACCCACCATATCCGCGCCTGCGTGCAGGTATTCAGCGGCGTTGTGCGCGTTCAACCCTCCCACCGCCATCAGCGGTATCTGTGGTAACGGTGCCTTCACTTCCTTGAAAAACGCTGTGCCCAGCGTCACCGCCGGAAATACCTTCACAATCGGCGCGCCCAGTCGGGAGGCGGTCACCATCTCCGTCGGGCTGAAGACCCCTGGAATGGGCGGCACATTCGCCCGCAATGCGGTCTCCACCATGCCCGCATCCAGTATCGGCGAGACCACGAACTGCGCCCCTGCGTCGATGACTGCCTGCGCTTCCTCTGCGTTCAACACCGTCCCTGCGCCCACCACTGCCTTACCGTCCCATCGCTGACGCGCGGCGCGCAGAATCTCCAGCGCACCGGGCGTGGTCATGGTGACCTCCACCGCCCGCAGTCCATGTTCGATCGCCACCTCCAGTGCCTGCAGCGCGAGGTCAGACCTTGGCAGACGCAGGATGCCCACCACCTTCCCCGCGAGCAGCTGCTGCACAATCTCTTTCATGTGTATCACCCCCTGTTACCATCTTCGCGGGGCGCAGAGAAATCGCCTGCAACGGATGGGGCTGGGGGCAGTCAGAGCGTACTGGTATAATAGCCAGTGGAATGATAGAAACAGCCAGAGAGGTGTTGCACACGGAGGCGCAGAGCATTTTGCGCCTGATTGACCGTCTGGACGAGCGGTTCGTTCGGGCGGTGCAGACGATACTTGCCTGTAAAGGCAGAGTGGTGACCACGGGCATGGGCAAGTCGGGCGCGATTGCCCGCAAAGTGGCGGCGACGTTTGCCAGTACGGGCACGCCCAGCTTCTTCCTGCATCCCGCGGAGGGCGTTCACGGCGATCTGGGCATGGTGACGCCGGAAGACGTGGTGCTTGCCCTCTCCACCAGCGGCGAGACCGACGAACTGCTGGCGATACTGCCCGCCCTGAAGCGAATCGGCGTGCGGCTGATAGCGATGGTGGGACGCACCGAATCCACCCTGGCCCAGGAGGCGGACGTGGTGCTGGACGTCTCGGTGGAACGCGAAGCCTGCCCGTACAACCTCGCCCCGACCGCGAGTACCACAGCCATGCTGGCGATGGGCGACGCGCTGGCGATTACGGTGATGCAGGAGCGGCGCTTCACCCCCGAGGACTTCGCGGTGTTTCACCCTGCGGGCACGCTGGGCAGGCGGCTGCTGCTGCGGGTGCATGACGTGATGCGCACGGGCGACAGCGTGGCGGTGGTGCATCAGGCGAAGCCGTTGCGCGAGGTGCTGTTTGCTATCACGAAGGCGAACGCGGGCGCGGCGTGCATTGTGAACGACGACGGCACCTTGGCGGGCATTATCACCGACGGCGACATCCGCCGACACCTGCTGCGCGACGTCGCCAGTCTGGACAAACCAGCGGCGGAGCTGATGACCCGCACGCCCTACGTGATCGAGGGCAATCCGCTGGCGGTGGAAGCGCTGCACCTTTTTGAAAGCCTGCCAGTCAAAATCGGCGAGATGCCCGTGCTGGACGAGCAGCGCAAGCCCGTCGGAATGTTGATGTTGAAAGACCTGTTGCGGACGGGGATTGTGTAGCGATGGTGGAACAGAACTCGCTTACCTTATCGGATTCAGCCCTTGCGGAGAGGCTGCAGGCGGTGAAAGCGGTGATACTGGACGTGGACGGCGTGCTGACCGACGGCGGGATTTACTACGACCCCACCGGGCGCGAAATCAAGCGGTTCCACGTCGCCGACGGACTGGGGATGGAGCTGTTGCGTCACGCCGGTATCCGCGTGGTGATTCTTTCGGGACGTGTCGCCGAAGCCATCACCCGTCGTGCCGCCGAGTTGAGGGTCACCGACTGCTATCAGGGCGTGCGCGACAAGAAAGCGCAGATTGAAAAGCTTCGCCAGCAGTGGCAGTTGAAAGCGGAGGAGCTGCTGTACGTGGGCGATGACCTGAACGACCTGCCCGCGTTCGAGGCGGTGGGCGTGCGGGTGGCAGTGGCGAACGCCGATGCCCTGCTCCAGTCGCAGGCGCACTACGTGACGAGAGCGACAGGTGGCAACGGCGCGGTGCGCGAGGTGTGCGAGTGGCTGCTGAAGGCGCGCGGAGAGTGGGAAAATGCAGTGGAGGCTTACCTGCAGTCGCGAAGGGAGGCAGGTAGTGAGCCGTGAGCCGACTGGTCATCCTGCATACCAACGACATGCATAATGTGCTGGCGCGGGATGAGCAACGTGCGGCACGGCTGATGGAAATCGTGGAGGCGGAGCGGGCAAACCCGCCCGTGCTGCTGCTGGACGCCGGCGATGCGATTGGGGCAGGCAACCTGACCTTCAACCCCGCCGGCGAGGCCATTCTGGAGCGGATGACCGCCATCGGCTACCACGCGATGACCATCGGCAACCGCGAGTTCCACCTGACGGAGATTGGCTTCACCACCAAGCTGAACCGGGCGCGCTTCCCTGTGCTGTGCGCCAACGTGCGTGCGCGCGGCAATGCCCGATTGCCGGTGCGCTCCCACCTGATTCTGGAAACGCCCGTCGGGCGGGTGGGCATCTTCGGTGTGACGGTGCCGATGATTACCGGGCGGATGTTGAGCCACCACGTCAGCGCATACGTGTTCGACGACCCCATCCGCGTGGGCGCGGAGATGGCGGAGCGGTTACGCCCGCAGGCAGACCTGCTGATTGCGCTCACGCATATCGGGCTAAAGCAGGATATCGAGCTGGCAAAGCGTGCGCCCCAGATAGACCTGATTATCGGCGGGCACAGCCACTCGGTGCTGGAGGAACCGCAGCGCGAGGGGCGCGTGGCGATTGTGCAGGCGGGCAGTTACGCGCGGTTTGTGGGCAGGGTGGAAGTGGAGTTCGCCGAGCCGACCACCATCAGCGGCAAGCTGTTGTCGCTGGTGTAGTCACCGGGCACACCCTGAAGCTGCTGACGACTTCCCTTCGCGTTCTTGCGCCACGCGTCGATGTCTATCACGTAGATGCCATCTAAGCACCCTGCAAACAACTTGTTGCCCACTACAGCAAGGGACACACACGTACCCACCCCGATGGACAGACGCCGACGCTGTTGCCCTGTCGCAGCATCCAGCGCCAGAATATATCCGCGTTCCTCGTGCGAAATCTGCCCCCCTCCCACATACACCTCTTTTCCATCCTCGCTCACCTCAAGTGCCCAAGCACCAGCTCCCATCCTCGGCAGGGCAAAGGCATCCCCGATGAATTCATTCTTGGCAGCATCCATCATCAAAAACGCCTCGTCGCTCACCAGATACAGCATCCTGCCATCACGAGACGAGATGATGCGCTCAATGGTTTGCGACGCAGGCAACTCCTTCAACAACTTCATCGTGCCAGCATCATAAATAGAGACCGTCGCTCCTTTGTCATCCGTCATGTGTGGGACATACAACCTGTTGCCACCTGCAGAAAGTGCTATCGCTCCTATCTCCCGCATCCTCAAGGTGTGCAAAACCTGACGAGTATTGAGGTCAACCTTGTCGAGAGTCTGCCAGAAGAGCAGCGGTTGCGGCGGGGTGCGCAGTGCATATGCAACCTGTCTTACCGCATCCAACACCCAGTAGTCATATCCTTGTGCCAGCCAGGAAACACTGCTACGTTCTTTCTCCGCCAAGATGGCGACCGCCCAGATGTGATTGCTCTCGAACTGCTCTACGACGCGTTCTTCCTCTGGCGATAGTAGCATCACCTTGTAAGGAGGCGCGAAAGGATCGCGGTCTTGCCCCGGTTTGGGCGGCTCCCTCAGCACTTTGATAATGTCTTGTTCTCCCGTGGGATTGACAGCGATGACCCGCTTGCCATACGGTTGCACAATCCATCCGAAGTAGCCCGAAGGCAGCCCCGGCACACGCCGCACCCAACCATGCTGTTGGGTGTTCGGGTAGGTGGCAGCAGACTGCGGTTGAGGCGCGACCAACAGTATGCCTGCGAGCCCCATTACCGCAGCTAGTTGCAGAATGGCTCTGGTGTTACCGGACATCTTGATACCCTCCTGTTACCACGGGAATGGTCCTTCAACACGTTCCGTTGGACCTATTCTGCCTCGAATCAGCCAGTAGCGGTTAGCATTATACACAATCGCTCGAGACCTTCTCTCCACGTTAGCCTGAAGCCATGCATTCAAGCACCTGTCCCCAGTACGCGTGTGGTCTGGTGGCACGTGCGATGTCATCAACTCTGCAAAGCGTTGAGCAACCTCAATGGATCCCTGCTCGTCGGTAGGCGCAAGATCATGATACCCGCACAGCCCCCGCAGTCCTGCCCGCCTCAAGGCAGCACTGCCCCACGCATAGCCGTTCGTGTGGTCGGGCTTAAGCACGCTGCAACCGGCAATGATGAAGTACTTCAGGTCTTCTCTCCAGTTCACCGTAGGGGCAACGTTCGAAACGGTGAACGTGCCGCCGTTGTCTAAACACTGCAGGGAGCCATTGCTGCTGTAGCCATGCCCACTATAATACAGAATGTCCGCCTGATTCTTGACGGGCAGCGTGTGAGACTGATTCCCCGCCTGTATGGTTATCTTCTCCACGCCCGCCGCCTGTATATAGCGCAGCATCGTGAAAAGTATGGGAACAGTGAGGCTTTTGCCACGTGAGCGTGCCTCACCGCGCTTCTGGTGAGTGGACGATAGCCCGGTCTGTAAAGCCTCTGAATCGAGGTAGTTCGATGGCGGTCCCGTGACGTAGTCGTAAGTCGTTACTTCTCCCACACCCTCATCGAC
This genomic interval carries:
- a CDS encoding metallophosphatase — its product is MSRLVILHTNDMHNVLARDEQRAARLMEIVEAERANPPVLLLDAGDAIGAGNLTFNPAGEAILERMTAIGYHAMTIGNREFHLTEIGFTTKLNRARFPVLCANVRARGNARLPVRSHLILETPVGRVGIFGVTVPMITGRMLSHHVSAYVFDDPIRVGAEMAERLRPQADLLIALTHIGLKQDIELAKRAPQIDLIIGGHSHSVLEEPQREGRVAIVQAGSYARFVGRVEVEFAEPTTISGKLLSLV
- a CDS encoding Uma2 family endonuclease, producing MATVQIQRPVHYPESDGKPMAETPEHLEAMLYLIDALKRYFAARDDVYVAGNQFLYWVEGNPSQRVAPDVYVAFGVPKRPWRATWKVWEIGKAPDVIIELTSRSTAGEDLDRKYRLYQRLGVKEYILIDVRREYLIEPVILHRLAGGAYQQIPTAHPGDREWRARSELLGLEVVVRAEDDGYLVRLYDPVRGRIIPTAVELEERATEMETRLRELEAKLRQREESAE
- a CDS encoding KpsF/GutQ family sugar-phosphate isomerase codes for the protein MIETAREVLHTEAQSILRLIDRLDERFVRAVQTILACKGRVVTTGMGKSGAIARKVAATFASTGTPSFFLHPAEGVHGDLGMVTPEDVVLALSTSGETDELLAILPALKRIGVRLIAMVGRTESTLAQEADVVLDVSVEREACPYNLAPTASTTAMLAMGDALAITVMQERRFTPEDFAVFHPAGTLGRRLLLRVHDVMRTGDSVAVVHQAKPLREVLFAITKANAGAACIVNDDGTLAGIITDGDIRRHLLRDVASLDKPAAELMTRTPYVIEGNPLAVEALHLFESLPVKIGEMPVLDEQRKPVGMLMLKDLLRTGIV
- a CDS encoding bifunctional 4-hydroxy-2-oxoglutarate aldolase/2-dehydro-3-deoxy-phosphogluconate aldolase — translated: MKEIVQQLLAGKVVGILRLPRSDLALQALEVAIEHGLRAVEVTMTTPGALEILRAARQRWDGKAVVGAGTVLNAEEAQAVIDAGAQFVVSPILDAGMVETALRANVPPIPGVFSPTEMVTASRLGAPIVKVFPAVTLGTAFFKEVKAPLPQIPLMAVGGLNAHNAAEYLHAGADMVGVGGALFPKAAILAGEFEGVAQTAEALVALSHLHIEHA
- a CDS encoding HAD-IIIA family hydrolase; the encoded protein is MVEQNSLTLSDSALAERLQAVKAVILDVDGVLTDGGIYYDPTGREIKRFHVADGLGMELLRHAGIRVVILSGRVAEAITRRAAELRVTDCYQGVRDKKAQIEKLRQQWQLKAEELLYVGDDLNDLPAFEAVGVRVAVANADALLQSQAHYVTRATGGNGAVREVCEWLLKARGEWENAVEAYLQSRREAGSEP
- a CDS encoding PEP-CTERM sorting domain-containing protein (PEP-CTERM proteins occur, often in large numbers, in the proteomes of bacteria that also encode an exosortase, a predicted intramembrane cysteine proteinase. The presence of a PEP-CTERM domain at a protein's C-terminus predicts cleavage within the sorting domain, followed by covalent anchoring to some some component of the (usually Gram-negative) cell surface. Many PEP-CTERM proteins exhibit an unusual sequence composition that includes large numbers of potential glycosylation sites. Expression of one such protein has been shown restore the ability of a bacterium to form floc, a type of biofilm.); amino-acid sequence: MSGGLLKNLWRIVLLGALASVLLGGSQALATTFTLTHNGWTYSENISQQGLGDFKDTNGTDHMYQNWWWYRTNLDSAEKPLTKLVTITSGGANNVQLVFREDAGNLPNALLIRLDYTLNGVNANSAYVNVAWSIQHIYSPLPQPITVDFFAYSDFDLNDTPGGDTAFPPLPVDVHYEEGNTLVDVIASEFDLVGYDIDFYANLRDLLNDSAVYNVSNSAGGTGDMTNVFQWRKTLTLGETLSGSLTKVVTLSAPPGPVIPEPGTWALMLSGLAPVALRLRKKA
- a CDS encoding DUF6345 domain-containing protein, translated to MAHVKASRQPPRNAVVTARLFTSVSDTRGIHVTLRYAGRCADKPNHYHFHRPRGQEIMMADGPSVPNQRIQVRMVDEGVGEVTTYDYVTGPPSNYLDSEALQTGLSSTHQKRGEARSRGKSLTVPILFTMLRYIQAAGVEKITIQAGNQSHTLPVKNQADILYYSGHGYSSNGSLQCLDNGGTFTVSNVAPTVNWREDLKYFIIAGCSVLKPDHTNGYAWGSAALRRAGLRGLCGYHDLAPTDEQGSIEVAQRFAELMTSHVPPDHTRTGDRCLNAWLQANVERRSRAIVYNANRYWLIRGRIGPTERVEGPFPW
- the ggt gene encoding gamma-glutamyltransferase codes for the protein MTYRGVVVARNGAVATSQPLATAAGLHVLQSGGNFVDAALTISAVLTVVEPYNSHLGGDAFVVLYDARTRQTHALNASGPAPQAATLERFRDGIPLRGIQSASVPGLVSAWVLLHERYATRELAELLQPAIRYAQQGFPAGYRYSQVFHAHADLLRQFPITWRELLPDGELPYPGKMMTQPNLGWTLSRIAAHGPMEFYRGEIAQRIVRHCQHHGGLFTEQDLAEPPAEWLEPLRVEYRGYTLHAQPPVSQGHILAQMLNILEGYDLHRMGALSADVIHLQVEAKKLAFADRHAYLGDPRFVSVPMDVLLSNEYAERRRRQIDPNRAANRVAAGEIEHDTTYFCVVDRYGNAISFIQSIFHSFGCAEVAEGTGVLFNNRMTGFSLDPNSPNVLEPGKRTAHTLNAYLLTREGELAFVGGTPGGDVQVQSNAQVICNLIDFGMNPQEAVEAPRWQHDTEGLKVERRVPTETLVALEQKGHRVLLLPEWGQSGAVQVIAVHPASRALLAGSDPRCDGHAAGW